A DNA window from Porites lutea chromosome 6, jaPorLute2.1, whole genome shotgun sequence contains the following coding sequences:
- the LOC140940125 gene encoding ubiquitin carboxyl-terminal hydrolase 1-like → MPSVSRSASPPSSPMSPPRKKTRFSLKLKSKKKASSESDPDKREKLYPIFSPPTAQNASDDETCEPPKPPPPYAGLRNHGNICYANAVVQVLRHCPGILESVDELDSLVKEKNYCATEGKSFDTRTDGKENVSKDSENCCDQKHVVCELRELFSQMEELEQDYNDNKENCEHLVQRRNTLVLAAKPLDFMQTFRGKNPLFEDNLQHDAQEFLCSLLVDLQDTETEIKKKREDPRKMCIGDRHVKNSPSANSCTNNTNQCHSSFEDLFQGCLLHQTKCMTCEDAKKRFESFLDISVPVQDEPKVRDLKAFSPTPKKGRDTQSLAWALSQFATVEHLSGENKYFCENCLTLTEAEISTSFDKLPRILTIHLKRFTANALSGFSGMVSKITSNLETPMELSVKEWFSKTCSITNPMYHLFGIVMHSGMTSCSGHYQAYVKVTTPTNADVNNNKGQPIHPDNKHHVKDGHVHRNMVSSGEFDWSQMPASEVNRTSDGCDTLASDSKLMENMEMTNPENDINALESPAGKGTTTCMSGISRYFQRSRKHPGKETNEQLDQNVDLPAGGKKQAHHITPTHSLKKIQSFGYRGAKSNRSAIRQLNFQENKQDNTFQNTVSIKESSNSVEQSLQLEKSQWIHFDDAEVMILEESDLTAMLSSAESSFTSPYLLFYKLAEQ, encoded by the exons AGTGACGATGAGACATGTGAGCCCCCAAAGCCACCACCACCTTATGCAGGATTAAGGAATCATGGAAATATTTGCTACGCAAACGCTGTTGTGCAAGTTTTGCGGCATTGCCCGGGAATATTAGAGTCTGTTGATGAACTCGATTCActtgtcaaagaaaaaaactattgtGCGACAGAGGGGAAATCATTCGACACGAGAACAGACGGGAAAGAAAACGTAAGTA AGGATTCGGAAAATTGTTGTGATCAAAAACATGTTGTTTGTGAACTAAGAGAG CTTTTCAGTCAGATGGAAGAGCTTGAACAGGACTACAATGACAATAAAGAGAACTGTGAACATCTTGTTCAAAGGAGAAACACTTTAGTTCTTGCTGCAAAACCTTTGGATTTCATGCAAACCTTCAG GGGTAAAAACCCATTGTTTGAAGACAATCTCCAACATGATGCACAAGAATTCCTGTGCAGTTTGCTAGTAGATCTTCAAGACacagaaacagaaataaaaaagaagagaGAAGATCCACGAAAAATGTGCATTGGTGATAGGCACGTGAAAAATTCTCCTTCTGCGAACTCCTGCACCAACAACACAAACCAATGCCATAGTAGTTTTGAAGATTTATTTCAAGGATGCCTTCTACACCAGACCAAGTGTATGACTTGTGAAGATGCAAAGAAACGTTTTGAGAGCTTTCTAGACATCAGTGTGCCAGTTCAAGATGAGCCTAAAGTGCGCGATCTGAAGGCTTTCTCACCAACACCCAAGAAAGGCCGAGACACACAGAGCTTAGCTTGGGCCCTGTCGCAGTTTGCAACAGTAGAACATTTGAGTGGAGAGAACAAGTATTTCTGTGAAAACTGCCTTACTCTTACTGAAGCTGAGATTTCAACGAGCTTTGATAAGCTGCCAAGAATACTCACAATCCACCTCAAGAGGTTTACTGCAAACGCACTTTCAGG ATTTTCTGGAATGGTCTCCAAGATCACTTCAAACCTTGAGACACCCATGGAGCTGTCAGTCAAGGAATGGTTTTCAAAGACTTGTTCAATCACCAATCCAATGTATCATTTATTTGGCATTGTGATGCACAGTGGTATGACCTCATGTAGTGGACATTACCAGGCTTACGTTAAGGTAACCACACCCACAAATGCCGATGTAAATAACAACAAAGGGCAGCCCATCCATCCTGACAACAAGCACCATGTTAAAGATGGACATGTACATAGAAACATGGTATCTTCTGGGGAGTTTGACTGGAGTCAGATGCCTGCAAGTGAAGTCAATAGAACTTCAGATGGTTGTGACACTTTGGCTAGTGACAGCAAATTAATGGAAAACATGGAAATGACAAATCCTGAAAATGACATCAATGCTTTGGAGAGTCCTGCAGGGAAAGGTACAACAACATGTATGTCTGGGATCTCAAGATACTTTCAGAGATCAAGAAAGCACCCTGGAAAAGAAACCAATGAACAGCTGGATCAAAATGTTGATTTACCAGCAGGTGGCAAGAAACAAGCACATCATATTACACCAACCCACAGCTTAAAGAAAATCCAGAGTTTTGGGTATCGAGGTGCAAAATCCAACAGAAGTGCAATTCGGCAGCTAAACTTTCAAGAGAATAAACAAGATAATACATTTCAGAACACTGTTTCCATTAAGGAATCATCAAATTCCGTTGAACAGAGTTTACAACTTGAGAAATCTCAATGGATTCACTTTGATGATGCTGAAGTCATGATATTAGAGGAATCAGATTTAACAGCGATGCTGTCTTCAGCTGAGTCATCATTCACTTCGCCATACTTGCTATTTTACAAATTAGCTGAACAGTAA